A genomic region of Spea bombifrons isolate aSpeBom1 chromosome 9, aSpeBom1.2.pri, whole genome shotgun sequence contains the following coding sequences:
- the SOCS4 gene encoding suppressor of cytokine signaling 4: MAENIENKLNNLDVRPKSTRSRSADRKDGYVWSGKKLSWSNKSGHSSDGDAVNVPEKSDGATRSQERKHSCTSIELDLDRSCGHKLLGRSLKQKLQDAVGQCFPIKTCSSRHSSTLSSKRKIHISELMLDKCPFPPKSDLAYRWHLIKRHTAPVNQSQEEWVINDVPQKSEKERQAGEKSCCGGDDVFSEVNASACEVSMSIVDSVTTKATRTAKEDSDIDSDDEVITLCTSSRKRNKPKWETDDEAFQAETPPKYHTQIDYVHCLVPDLFQINNNPCYWGVMDRYAAEALLEGKPEGTFLLRDSAQEDYLFSVSFRRYSRSLHARIEQWNHNFSFDAHDPCVFHAPNVTGLLEHYKDPSSCMFFEPLLSSPLNRTFPFTLQHICRTVICSCTSYDGIDALPVPSSMNLYLKEYHYKSKVRVRRVDAPEQRSQK, translated from the coding sequence atggctgaaaatattgAGAATAAACTCAACAACCTTGATGTCAGACCCAAAAGCACTCGCAGTCGCAGCGCAGACAGGAAAGACGGATATGTATGGAGCGGAAAGAAACTGTCCTGGTCGAATAAGAGCGGCCACTCGTCCGATGGGGATGCTGTGAATGTTCCTGAGAAATCAGATGGGGCCACCAGGAGCCAGGAAAGGAAACACAGTTGCACTTCTATTGAACTTGACTTGGATCGTTCTTGTGGACACAAGTTGTTAGGCCGGTCTTTGAAACAGAAGCTTCAGGATGCTGTGGGACAGTGTTTCCCCATAAAGACTTGCAGCAGCCGTCACTCGTCTACATTGTCTTCCAAGAGAAAAATTCATATCAGTgaactgatgttggacaagtgTCCCTTCCCGCCCAAGTCTGATCTTGCGTATAGGTGGCATTTAATTAAAAGGCACACCGCTCCGGTGAATCAATCTCAAGAGGAGTGGGTGATCAACGACGTTCCTCAAAAGAGCGAAAAGGAGAGGCAAGCCGGGGAGAAATCCTGCTGTGGAGGAGATGACGTGTTTTCAGAAGTGAACGCTTCAGCATGTGAAGTGAGTATGAGCATTGTGGACTCTGTTACAACAAAAGCCACAAGGACTGCTAAGGAGGACAGCGATATTGACTCTGATGACGAGGTTATAACATTGTGCACAAGCTCCAGGAAGAGGAACAAGCCCAAATGGGAGACGGATGATGAGGCTTTCCAGGCAGAAACGCCTCCTAAATATCACACACAGATTGACTATGTACACTGCCTGGTGCCGGACCTCTTTCAGATCAATAATAACCCATGTTACTGGGGAGTAATGGATAGATACGCAGCTGAAGCCCTCCTAGAAGGAAAGCCAGAGGGTACTTTTTTACTGCGGGATTCAGCACAAGAAGATTACTTGTTTTCCGTTAGTTTCAGACGGTACAGCCGTTCGCTACACGCTCGGATTGAGCAGTGGAACCATAACTTCAGTTTTGACGCCCATGACCCGTGTGTTTTTCATGCACCCAATGTCACGGGTTTGCTAGAACATTACAAAGACCCCAGCTCGTGTATGTTTTTTGAACCCCTCCTATCCAGTCCTTTAAACAGAACTTTCCCTTTTACTCTGCAACACATATGTAGAACAGTTATTTGCAGTTGTACGAGTTATGATGGCATCGATGCACTTCCCGTACCTTCTTCCATGAACCTGTATCTGAAAGAATATCATTATAAATCCAAGGTGCGCGTGCGCAGAGTAGATGCACCAGAACAAAGAAGTCAGAAGTGA
- the LOC128504430 gene encoding uncharacterized protein LOC128504430 has product MDKEHQDSTQDFLGVLSQLHLLDPILQDRMPQQDPLVLTLELLLVSPLQDPMPHTHLDLLDHTLELGNTHQHQMLPQVHIQVLLLVKTQLHQMPHMLQPPQVPIQEHQQDHTREHIQALIQQPQLVPILQHPILQALQCHIECHHPILTLLVVLAHLIQILLAPTLVVQTLHQVCLTQPHMVSQDLHLQHHGALDLGDRRAASIPQTQICHIQLLVRTPLLAKLLVLCHLYPGELYLQASGDLHHLLLFPELLDHIHQDHIPEVADVRCLLVELMCKVANLYSLFNQEILLEALKYPCKE; this is encoded by the exons ATGGACAAGGAACACCAGGACTCTACCCAGGACTTCCTGGGGGTCCTCAGCCAACTGCACCTACTGGACCCTATCCTACAGGACCGAATGCCCCAGCAGGATCCACTGGTCCTTACCCTGGAGCTCCTGCTGGTCAGCCCCCTGCAGGACCCAATGCCCCATACCCATCTGGACCTGCTGGATCATACCCTGGAGCTGGGCAACACCCATCAGCACCAAATGCTCCCACAGGTCCATATCCAGGTGCTCCTGCTGGTCAAAACCCAGCTGCACCAAATGCCCCATATGCTTCAGCCCCCACAGGTCCCTATCCAGGAGCACCAGCAGGACCACACCAGGGAGCACATTCAGGCCCTTATCCAGCAGCCCCAACTGGTCCCTATCCTTCAGCACCCTATCCTTCAGGCCCTTCAGTGCCACATAGAATGCCATCATCCTATCCTAACCCTTCTAGTGGTCCTGGCCCATCTTATCCAAATCCTACTGGCCCCCACCCTGGTGGTCCAAACCCTGCACCAGGTATGCCTTACCCAACCCCATATGGTCAGTCAGGACCTTCACCTGCAGCACCATGGGGCTCTGGATCTTGGGGATCGCAGGGCGGCCAGTATCCCACAAACCCAAATCTGCCATATCCAGCTACTGGTCCGTACTCCGCTCCTAGCCAAGCTCCTGGTGCTATGCCATCTGTACCCTGGGGAACTGTACCTCCAGGCCAGTGGGGACCTGCACCATCTGCTCCTTTTCCCGGAGCTCCTGGATCATATCCACCAAGACCATATCCCTGAAGTTGCCGACGTCCGATGCCTTCTGGTTGAGCTCATGTGCAAAGTGGCCAACTT gtaCTCCTTATTTAATCAAGAAATACTTTTGGAAGCGTTGAAGTATCCATGTAAAGAATAG